One Microbacterium marinum genomic window carries:
- a CDS encoding MMPL family transporter gives MTARTPSRWLRIALPLVLVVIWLAGGSIGGPYFGKVDEVSTNDQSSFLPQSAESTQVQERLDDFTGGESIPALVVADAGGELSTSQLDAVQTIADRLAEVTGVEEVSPAIASDDGEAAQVVVSIDASGEVTEIVGELRDIVDAEVPAGLEAWVTGPAGFTADLASGFTGIDGLLLLVALGAVFVILIVVYRSPLLPILVLLTSVFALCVALLTVWWLAKAEIFVLNGQVQGILFILVIGAATDYALLYVARFREAIGEGRGRWDAAVSAWKGAVEPILASGGTVIAGLLCLLLSDLASNRALGPIASIGIAFAILSALTFLPALLALTGRAAFWPFIPKTGSHELPADLTQPVRGVWARLARLIARRARVVWIVSTVVLLAAAVGVTQLKADGVAASELVLGASQARDGQEVLGEHFAAGSGSPLYVITAEDGIADAAATLQDEPGIDSVAVLSSDSPTGQVGVEVDGGEVSYTVQGPPGTAAPEPTVDGGDVMLVGTLADAADSLAAEQTVRDLRADFAASDVDAIVGGTTAIDLDTNDTSIRDRTVIIPVILVVVLLILMLLLRSVLAPVLLILSVVVSFASALGVAALVFNGVFGFPGADPAVPLYGFVFLVALGIDYNIFLMSRVREESLVHGTRRGILRGLVSTGGVITSAGLVLAATFAALGVIQILFLVQLAFIVAFGVLLDTFLVRSLLVPALTYDIGRAIWWPSKLSRFEPEAEAPGAMSRAEYRRTLDT, from the coding sequence ATGACCGCTCGGACCCCCTCCCGTTGGTTGCGCATCGCACTTCCGCTCGTCCTCGTCGTGATCTGGCTCGCCGGCGGATCGATCGGCGGACCCTACTTCGGGAAGGTCGACGAGGTCTCGACGAACGACCAGTCGTCGTTCCTGCCGCAGAGCGCCGAGTCCACTCAGGTACAGGAGCGGCTCGACGACTTCACCGGCGGCGAGTCCATCCCGGCGCTCGTCGTGGCCGACGCCGGGGGAGAGCTGAGCACCTCGCAGCTGGATGCGGTGCAGACGATCGCCGATCGCCTGGCCGAGGTGACCGGGGTGGAGGAGGTGTCTCCGGCGATCGCCTCCGACGACGGTGAGGCCGCCCAGGTCGTGGTGTCGATCGACGCGTCGGGCGAGGTCACCGAGATCGTGGGCGAGCTGCGCGACATCGTCGACGCGGAGGTTCCCGCGGGCCTCGAGGCGTGGGTGACGGGTCCGGCGGGCTTCACAGCCGACCTCGCGTCGGGCTTCACCGGCATCGACGGGCTCCTCCTGCTCGTCGCGCTCGGCGCGGTCTTCGTCATCCTCATCGTCGTCTACCGCTCGCCACTGCTGCCGATCCTGGTCCTGCTGACGTCGGTGTTCGCACTCTGCGTGGCGCTGCTGACGGTCTGGTGGCTGGCCAAGGCCGAGATCTTCGTGCTCAACGGCCAGGTGCAGGGGATCCTGTTCATCCTCGTCATCGGTGCCGCGACCGACTACGCGCTTCTCTATGTCGCCCGGTTCAGGGAGGCGATCGGCGAGGGACGCGGGCGGTGGGATGCCGCGGTCTCGGCGTGGAAGGGAGCGGTCGAGCCCATCCTCGCGTCGGGCGGCACGGTCATCGCCGGTCTCCTGTGCCTCCTGCTGAGCGATCTGGCCAGCAATCGCGCCCTCGGCCCGATCGCTTCCATCGGGATCGCGTTCGCGATCCTGTCGGCTCTCACGTTCCTGCCGGCACTGCTCGCCCTCACCGGTCGTGCCGCGTTCTGGCCGTTCATCCCGAAAACCGGCTCGCACGAACTGCCGGCAGATCTCACGCAGCCGGTCCGCGGCGTCTGGGCCCGGCTGGCGCGGCTGATCGCCCGGCGCGCCCGCGTCGTGTGGATCGTCTCGACCGTGGTGCTCCTGGCTGCCGCCGTCGGCGTCACCCAGCTGAAGGCCGACGGCGTGGCGGCGAGCGAGCTCGTGCTCGGCGCATCTCAGGCCCGCGACGGTCAGGAGGTGCTCGGCGAGCACTTCGCAGCCGGCTCCGGCAGCCCGCTGTACGTCATCACCGCGGAGGACGGCATCGCCGACGCCGCCGCCACGCTCCAGGACGAGCCGGGGATCGACTCCGTCGCCGTGCTGTCCTCGGATTCCCCGACCGGCCAGGTCGGCGTCGAGGTGGATGGCGGCGAGGTCTCGTACACGGTGCAGGGCCCCCCGGGGACCGCGGCTCCCGAGCCCACCGTCGACGGCGGTGACGTCATGCTCGTGGGGACGCTCGCCGACGCCGCCGACTCGCTCGCCGCGGAGCAGACGGTGCGTGATCTGCGAGCGGACTTCGCCGCATCGGACGTCGACGCGATCGTGGGCGGCACGACCGCCATCGACCTCGACACGAACGACACGTCGATCCGCGACCGCACGGTCATCATCCCGGTGATCCTCGTCGTCGTCCTGCTCATCCTCATGCTGCTGCTGCGGTCTGTCCTCGCTCCGGTGCTGCTCATCCTGAGCGTCGTCGTCTCGTTCGCGTCAGCGCTGGGAGTCGCCGCGCTCGTGTTCAACGGCGTCTTCGGCTTCCCGGGTGCCGACCCGGCCGTGCCGCTCTACGGGTTCGTCTTCCTCGTCGCCCTGGGCATCGACTACAACATCTTCCTGATGTCGCGAGTGCGCGAGGAGTCGCTCGTGCACGGGACGCGACGCGGCATCCTCCGCGGGCTCGTCTCGACCGGAGGGGTGATCACCTCGGCAGGACTCGTGCTGGCGGCGACCTTCGCCGCGCTCGGTGTGATCCAGATCCTGTTCCTCGTGCAGTTGGCCTTCATCGTGGCCTTCGGGGTGCTGCTGGACACCTTCCTCGTGCGGTCGCTTCTCGTGCCCGCGCTCACCTACGACATCGGGCGTGCGATCTGGTGGCCGTCGAAGCTGTCGCGATTCGAGCCGGAGGCGGAGGCGCCGGGCGCTATGAGCCGAGCGGAGTACCGTCGTACGCTCGACACATGA
- a CDS encoding isochorismatase family protein, translated as MSRALFIVDVQNDFTEGGALAVTGGDAVAEGISAFVAARAADYSVIVASRDWHDPVGDNGGHFAEHPDFVDSWPVHCVAGTPGADYDELLDTDAVTHHVTKGQGIPAYSLFEGVTAAGETVAEVLSAHGITDVDVTGIATDHCVRASALDAISHGRRVRILTGLIAGVAEGSSEAALAELAHAGAELVPGDGR; from the coding sequence ATGAGCCGAGCGCTGTTCATCGTCGATGTGCAGAACGATTTCACCGAGGGCGGCGCCCTGGCGGTGACCGGAGGCGATGCCGTCGCCGAGGGGATCAGCGCCTTCGTCGCGGCCCGCGCCGCCGACTACTCAGTGATCGTCGCCTCACGCGATTGGCATGACCCGGTCGGCGACAACGGCGGCCACTTCGCCGAGCACCCCGACTTCGTCGACTCGTGGCCCGTCCACTGCGTCGCCGGGACGCCGGGCGCGGACTACGACGAGCTCCTCGACACCGACGCGGTGACCCACCACGTCACCAAGGGCCAGGGCATTCCGGCGTACTCCCTGTTCGAGGGCGTCACGGCGGCGGGCGAGACGGTCGCCGAGGTCTTGAGTGCGCACGGGATCACCGACGTCGATGTCACCGGGATCGCGACCGATCACTGCGTGCGTGCGTCGGCTCTGGATGCGATCAGCCACGGCCGGCGCGTGCGGATCCTCACCGGGCTCATCGCCGGTGTCGCGGAAGGCTCCAGCGAGGCGGCACTCGCCGAGCTCGCCCACGCCGGCGCGGAACTCGTGCCCGGTGACGGCCGGTGA